From the genome of Gorilla gorilla gorilla isolate KB3781 chromosome 4, NHGRI_mGorGor1-v2.1_pri, whole genome shotgun sequence, one region includes:
- the COASY gene encoding bifunctional coenzyme A synthase isoform X2, translating into MAVFRSGLLVLTTPLASLAPRLASILTSAARLVNHTLYVHLQPGMSLEGPAQPQSSPVQATFEVLDFITHLYAGADVHRHLDVRILLTNIRTKSTFLPPLPTSVQNLAHPPEVVLTDFQTLDGSQYNPVKQQLVRYATSCYSCCPRLASVLLYPDYGIGEVPVEPLDVPLPSTIRPASPVARSPKQPVRGYYRGAVGGTFDRLHNAHKVLLSVACILAQEQLVVGVADKDLLKSKLLPELLQPYTERVEHLSEFLVDIKPSLTFDVIPLLDPYGPAGSDPSLEFLVVSEETYRGGMAINRFRLENDLEELALYQIQLLKDLRHTENEEDKVSSSSFRQRMLGNLLRPPYKQLKILTDIMWPIIAKLAREEMDRAVAEGKRVCVIDAAVLLEAGWQNLVHEVWTAVIPETEAVRRIVERDGLSEAAAQSRLQSQMSGQQLVEQSHVVLSTLWEPHITQRQVEKAWALLQKRIPKTHQALD; encoded by the exons atggccGTATTCCGGTCGGGTCTCCTGGTGCTGACGACGCCGCTGGCCTCCCTAGCCCCTCGCCTGGCCTCCATCCTGACCTCGGCGGCCCGGCTGGTGAATCACACGCTCTATGTACACCTGCAGCCGGGCATGAGCCTGGAGGGCCCGGCTCAGCCCCAGTCCAGCCCCGTGCAGGCCACGTTTGAGGTTCTTGATTTCATCACGCACCTCTATGCTGGCGCCGACGTCCACAGGCACTTGGACGTCAGAATCCTACTGACCAATATCCGAACCAAGAGCAcctttctccctcccctgcccacctcAGTCCAGAATCTCGCCCACCCGCCAGAAGTCGTGTTGACAGATTTCCAGACCCTGGATGGAAGCCAGTACAACCCGGTCAAACAGCAGCTAGTGCGTTACGCCACCAGCTGTTACAGCTGTTGTCCGCGACTGGCCTCGGTGCTGCTATACCCCGATTATGGGATAGGAGAAGTGCCCGTGGAGCCCCTGGATGTCCCCTTACCCTCCACGATCAGGCCAGCTTCCCCCGTGGCCAGGTCTCCAAAGCAGCCGGTGCGTGGCTACTACCGTGGCGCTGTCGGTGGCACGTTTGACCGCCTGCACAACGCCCACAAGGTGTTGCTCAGTGTCGCGTGCATCCTGGCCCAGGAGCAGCTTGTGGTGGGAGTAGCAGACAAAGATCTGTTGAAGA GCAAGTTGCTCCCTGAGCTGCTCCAACCTTATACAGAACGTGTGGAACATCTGAGTGAGTTCCTGGTGGACATCAAGCCCTCCTTGACTTTTGATGTCATCCCCCTGCTGGACCCCTATGGGCCCGCTGGCTCTGACCCCTCCCTGGAGTTCCTGGTGGTCAGCGAGGAGACCTATCGTGGGGGGATGGCCATCAACCGCTTCCGCCTTGAGAAT GACCTGGAGGAACTTGCTTTGTACCAGATCCAGCTGCTGAAGGACCTCAGACATACAGAGAATGAAGAGGACAAAGTGAGCTCCTCCAGCTTCCGCCAGCGAATGTTGGGGAACCTGCTTCGGCCTCCATAT AAGCAGCTGAAGATACTCACGGACATTATGTGGCCAATTATCGCAAAGCTGGCCCGAGAGGAGATGGATCGGGCTGTGGCTGAGG GAAAGCGTGTGTGCGTGATTGATGCCGCTGTGCTGCTTGAAGCCGGCTGGCAGAACCTGGTCCATGAGGTGTGGACTGCTGTCATCCCTGAGACTGAG GCTGTAAGACGCATTGTGGAGAGGGATGGCCTGAGTGAAGCCGCGGCTCAAAGCCGGCTGCAGAGCCAGATGAGCGGGCAGCAGCTTGTGGAACAGAGCCACGTGGTGCTCAGCACCTTGTGGGAGCCGCATATCACCCAACGCCAG GTGGAGAAAGCCTGGGCCCTCCTGCAGAAGCGCATTCCCAAGACTCATCAGGCCCTCGACTGA
- the MLX gene encoding max-like protein X isoform X2 — translation MLRPAPPLGRGLAGAGHVITPPASSPQGARPLARFRSGGYKMTEPGASPEDPWVKVEYAYSDNSLDPDDEDSDYHQEAYKESYKDRRRRAHTQAEQKRRDAIKRGYDDLQTIVPTCQQQDFSIGSQKLSKAIVLQKTIDYIQFLHKEKKKQEEEVSTLRKDVTALKIMKVNYEQIVKAHQDNPHEGEDQVSDQVKFNVFQGIMDSLFQSFNASISVASFQELSACVFSWIEEHCKPQTLREIVIGVLHQLKNQLY, via the exons ATGCTTCGCCCTGCCCCACCTCTCGGTCGCGGATTGGCGGGCGCGGGTCACGTGATCACACCACCCGCTTCCTCGCCGCAGGGGGCCCGCCCGCTGGCCCGTTTCCGGTCCGGTGGGTACAAGATGACGGAGCCGGGCGCCTCTCCCGAGGACCCTTGGGTCAAG GTGGAGTATGCCTACAGCGACAACAGCCTGGACCCCG ATGACGAGGACAGTGATTACCACCAGGAGGCCTACAAGGAGTCCTACAAAGACCGGCGGCGGCGCGCACACACTCAGGCTGAGCAGAAGAGGAGGGACGCCATCAAG AGAGGCTATGATGACCTTCAGACCATCGTCCCCACTTGCCAGCAGCAGGACTTCTCCATTGGCTCCCAAAAGCTCAGCAAAGCCATCGTTCTACAAAAGA CCATTGACTACATTCAGTTTTTGCacaaggagaagaaaaagcaggaggaggaggtgtcCACGTTACGCAAGGATGTCACGGCCCTAAAGATCATGAAAGT GAACTATGAGCAGATTGTGAAGGCACACCAGGACAACCCCCATGAAGGGGAGGACCAGGTCTCTGACCAGGTCAAGTTCAACGTGTTTCAAGGCATCATGGATTCCCTGTTCCAGTCCTTCAATGCCTCCATCTCAGTGGCCAGCTTCCAGGAGCTGTCAGCGTGTGTCTTCAGCTGGATTGAGGAGCACTGTAAGCCTCAG ACCCTGCGGGAGATTGTGATTGGCGTCCTGCACCAATTGAAAAACCAGCTTTACTGA
- the PSMC3IP gene encoding homologous-pairing protein 2 homolog, which translates to MESGRGRFAPPEGFPFSQSPFEARPRRRKEPSPRATTTSGFLSWVAGKAMSKGRAEAAAGAAGILLRYLQEQNRPYSAQDVFGNLQREHGLGKAVVVKTLEQLAQQGKIKEKMYGKQKIYFADQDQFDMVSDADLQGLDGKIVALTAKVQSLQQSCRYMEAELKELSSALTTPEMQKEIQELKKECAGYRERLKNIKAATNHVTPEEKEQVYRERQKYCKEWRKRKRMATELSDAILEGYPKSKKQFFEEVGIETDEDYNVTLPDP; encoded by the exons ATGGAGTCCGGGAGGGGTCGCTTTGCTCCTCCGGAAGGCTTCCCCTTCAGCCAATCACCGTTCGAGGCCCGCCCCCGTCGCCGGAAGGAGCCGTCGCCCCGAGCAACTACAACGTCCGGCTTTCTGAGTTGGGTGGCGGGAAAGGCGATGAGTAAAGGCCGGGCAGAAGCTGCGGCGGGAG CCGCCGGGATCCTCCTGAGGTACCTGCAGGAGCAGAACCGGCCCTACAGCGCCCAGGATGTGTTCGGGAACCTGCAGCGGGAACACGGACTGGGCAAGGCG GTGGTGGTGAAGACGCTGGAGCAGCTGGCGCAACAAGGCAAGATCAAAGAGAAGATGTACGGCAAGCAGAAGATCTATTTTGCGGATCAG GACCAGTTTGACATGGTGAGTGATGCTGACCTTCAAGGCCTAGATGGCAAAATCGTGGCCCTCACTGCTAAGGTGCAGAGCTTGCAGCAGAGCTGCCGCTACATGGAGGCTG AGCTCAAGGAATTATCTAGTGCCCTGACCACACCAGAGATGCAGAAAGAAATCCAGGAGTTAAAGAAGGAATGCGCTGGCTACAGAGAGAGATTGAAGAACATTAAAGCAGCTACCAATCATGTGACTCCAGAAGAGAAAGAGCAG GTGTACAGAGAGAGGCAGAAGTACTGTAAGgagtggaggaagaggaagaggatg GCTACAGAGCTGTCTGATGCAATACTTGAAGGATACCCCAAGAGCAAGAAGCAGTTCTTT GAGGAAGTTGGGATAGAGACGGATGAAGATTACAATGTCACACTCCCAGACCCCTGA
- the COASY gene encoding bifunctional coenzyme A synthase isoform X1, which yields MAVFRSGLLVLTTPLASLAPRLASILTSAARLVNHTLYVHLQPGMSLEGPAQPQSSPVQATFEVLDFITHLYAGADVHRHLDVRILLTNIRTKSTFLPPLPTSVQNLAHPPEVVLTDFQTLDGSQYNPVKQQLVRYATSCYSCCPRLASVLLYPDYGIGEVPVEPLDVPLPSTIRPASPVARSPKQPVRGYYRGAVGGTFDRLHNAHKVLLSVACILAQEQLVVGVADKDLLKSKLLPELLQPYTERVEHLSEFLVDIKPSLTFDVIPLLDPYGPAGSDPSLEFLVVSEETYRGGMAINRFRLENDLEELALYQIQLLKDLRHTENEEDKVSSSSFRQRMLGNLLRPPYERPELPTCLYVIGLTGISGSGKSSIAQRLKGLGAFVIDSDHLGHWAYAPGGPAYQPVVEAFGTDILHKDGIINRKVLGSRVFGNKKQLKILTDIMWPIIAKLAREEMDRAVAEGKRVCVIDAAVLLEAGWQNLVHEVWTAVIPETEAVRRIVERDGLSEAAAQSRLQSQMSGQQLVEQSHVVLSTLWEPHITQRQVEKAWALLQKRIPKTHQALD from the exons atggccGTATTCCGGTCGGGTCTCCTGGTGCTGACGACGCCGCTGGCCTCCCTAGCCCCTCGCCTGGCCTCCATCCTGACCTCGGCGGCCCGGCTGGTGAATCACACGCTCTATGTACACCTGCAGCCGGGCATGAGCCTGGAGGGCCCGGCTCAGCCCCAGTCCAGCCCCGTGCAGGCCACGTTTGAGGTTCTTGATTTCATCACGCACCTCTATGCTGGCGCCGACGTCCACAGGCACTTGGACGTCAGAATCCTACTGACCAATATCCGAACCAAGAGCAcctttctccctcccctgcccacctcAGTCCAGAATCTCGCCCACCCGCCAGAAGTCGTGTTGACAGATTTCCAGACCCTGGATGGAAGCCAGTACAACCCGGTCAAACAGCAGCTAGTGCGTTACGCCACCAGCTGTTACAGCTGTTGTCCGCGACTGGCCTCGGTGCTGCTATACCCCGATTATGGGATAGGAGAAGTGCCCGTGGAGCCCCTGGATGTCCCCTTACCCTCCACGATCAGGCCAGCTTCCCCCGTGGCCAGGTCTCCAAAGCAGCCGGTGCGTGGCTACTACCGTGGCGCTGTCGGTGGCACGTTTGACCGCCTGCACAACGCCCACAAGGTGTTGCTCAGTGTCGCGTGCATCCTGGCCCAGGAGCAGCTTGTGGTGGGAGTAGCAGACAAAGATCTGTTGAAGA GCAAGTTGCTCCCTGAGCTGCTCCAACCTTATACAGAACGTGTGGAACATCTGAGTGAGTTCCTGGTGGACATCAAGCCCTCCTTGACTTTTGATGTCATCCCCCTGCTGGACCCCTATGGGCCCGCTGGCTCTGACCCCTCCCTGGAGTTCCTGGTGGTCAGCGAGGAGACCTATCGTGGGGGGATGGCCATCAACCGCTTCCGCCTTGAGAAT GACCTGGAGGAACTTGCTTTGTACCAGATCCAGCTGCTGAAGGACCTCAGACATACAGAGAATGAAGAGGACAAAGTGAGCTCCTCCAGCTTCCGCCAGCGAATGTTGGGGAACCTGCTTCGGCCTCCATAT GAAAGGCCAGAGCTCCCCACGTGTCTCTATGTAATTGGGCTGACTGGCATCAGTGGCTCTGGGAAGAGCTCAATAGCTCAGCGACTGAAGGGCCTGGGGGCGTTTGTCATTGACAGTGACCACCTGGGTCATTGGGCCTATGCCCCAGGTGGCCCTGCCTACCAGCCTGTGGTGGAGGCCTTTGGAACAG ATATTCTCCATAAAGATGGCATCATCAACAGGAAGGTCCTAGGCAGCCGGGTGTTTGGGAATAAG AAGCAGCTGAAGATACTCACGGACATTATGTGGCCAATTATCGCAAAGCTGGCCCGAGAGGAGATGGATCGGGCTGTGGCTGAGG GAAAGCGTGTGTGCGTGATTGATGCCGCTGTGCTGCTTGAAGCCGGCTGGCAGAACCTGGTCCATGAGGTGTGGACTGCTGTCATCCCTGAGACTGAG GCTGTAAGACGCATTGTGGAGAGGGATGGCCTGAGTGAAGCCGCGGCTCAAAGCCGGCTGCAGAGCCAGATGAGCGGGCAGCAGCTTGTGGAACAGAGCCACGTGGTGCTCAGCACCTTGTGGGAGCCGCATATCACCCAACGCCAG GTGGAGAAAGCCTGGGCCCTCCTGCAGAAGCGCATTCCCAAGACTCATCAGGCCCTCGACTGA
- the MLX gene encoding max-like protein X isoform X1 translates to MLRPAPPLGRGLAGAGHVITPPASSPQGARPLARFRSGGYKMTEPGASPEDPWVKVEYAYSDNSLDPGLFVESTRKGSVVSRANSIGSTSASSVPNTDDEDSDYHQEAYKESYKDRRRRAHTQAEQKRRDAIKRGYDDLQTIVPTCQQQDFSIGSQKLSKAIVLQKTIDYIQFLHKEKKKQEEEVSTLRKDVTALKIMKVNYEQIVKAHQDNPHEGEDQVSDQVKFNVFQGIMDSLFQSFNASISVASFQELSACVFSWIEEHCKPQTLREIVIGVLHQLKNQLY, encoded by the exons ATGCTTCGCCCTGCCCCACCTCTCGGTCGCGGATTGGCGGGCGCGGGTCACGTGATCACACCACCCGCTTCCTCGCCGCAGGGGGCCCGCCCGCTGGCCCGTTTCCGGTCCGGTGGGTACAAGATGACGGAGCCGGGCGCCTCTCCCGAGGACCCTTGGGTCAAG GTGGAGTATGCCTACAGCGACAACAGCCTGGACCCCG GGCTTTTTGTAGAAAGCACCCGCAAGGGGAGTGTAGTGTCCAGAGCTAATAGCATCGGTTCCACCAGTGCCTCTTCTGTCCCCAACACAG ATGACGAGGACAGTGATTACCACCAGGAGGCCTACAAGGAGTCCTACAAAGACCGGCGGCGGCGCGCACACACTCAGGCTGAGCAGAAGAGGAGGGACGCCATCAAG AGAGGCTATGATGACCTTCAGACCATCGTCCCCACTTGCCAGCAGCAGGACTTCTCCATTGGCTCCCAAAAGCTCAGCAAAGCCATCGTTCTACAAAAGA CCATTGACTACATTCAGTTTTTGCacaaggagaagaaaaagcaggaggaggaggtgtcCACGTTACGCAAGGATGTCACGGCCCTAAAGATCATGAAAGT GAACTATGAGCAGATTGTGAAGGCACACCAGGACAACCCCCATGAAGGGGAGGACCAGGTCTCTGACCAGGTCAAGTTCAACGTGTTTCAAGGCATCATGGATTCCCTGTTCCAGTCCTTCAATGCCTCCATCTCAGTGGCCAGCTTCCAGGAGCTGTCAGCGTGTGTCTTCAGCTGGATTGAGGAGCACTGTAAGCCTCAG ACCCTGCGGGAGATTGTGATTGGCGTCCTGCACCAATTGAAAAACCAGCTTTACTGA